The following is a genomic window from Streptomyces chrestomyceticus JCM 4735.
CCTTCGCCTGGCAGCTCCGCGAGCAGTAGGCGGGCGGGCGACCCCGTACCGCGTCGGGCAGCCCGGCACCGCAGATCCGGCACTCGGCCGTCTTTTCGTCACGCACATACAGAGCGTACCGCGCCCGCAAAAGCGTGACGAATATCAGATGATGCCGAGCAAGTCAAGGCAGCACGCCTGAACCTTTGATACGTTCGTATCCACGAACGGAGCAATACCGTCACGGAACGGGGAGACGACCATGCACGAAGCCTGGTACCGGCTGCTGTCCATCCTGGTGTTCACCGCGGGCTTCTGGGAGGGCCCGGCGGCCGTCCTCTACCGGATCGTCGGCGACGACCACGGCCACCCCATGCGGCCCGTCAACTACCTCGACGCGCCGTGGAACTTCGTCGCCTCGGGCGTGGCGACCGCCGTCACCGTCGTCCTGCTCGCCGTACTGGACAAGGGGCGCGAGAAGGCGCTCGCCCGCGAGCGCGACGCCGGGGACGCCCGCGCCCACGCGGGCTCGCACACGGGCTGAGCGCCCCCGCACCCGCCCGCGCCCGCCGCCCGGCCGTCACACCGGCTCGTAGACCTGCCCTGTCTGTCCGCCCTCGACCGACCGCACGTACGCCGCGGCCACCTGCGCCAGGTCGACCGGCTTGACGCCCGGGAAGAAGTCCCCGTAGTCCGCGAGGGATTCGGTGACCACGGTCGGGCTCACGGCGTTCACCCGCTGCGGGGCGATGTCGAGCGCCGCGGCCCGTACGAACGCCTCCACCGCGCCGTTGGCCATCGCCGCCGCGCTGCCGGTGGGGATGGGGTCGCGGGCGAGCACTCCGGTGATCAGCGTGAAGGAACCACGCCCGGCGATGCGGGCGGTGCCCTGGCGCACCAGCTCGATCTGGCTGAGCACCTTGCCGCGGAAGCCCGCCGCGTAGTCCTCCGCGGTCATCTCGGCGACCGGCTTGAACGGGGTGTCGCCAGCCGCGCTCACCACCGCGTCCAGGGTTCCGGCCCGTTCGGCGGCCCGGTCGTACGCCTCGGTGACCTGCGCCGGGTCGGAGATGTCCAGCCGCAGGTCGCCGCCGCCGCGGCCGACGGTGATGATCTCGTGGCCGCGTCCGGCCAGCGTCTCGTGTACGGCGGCGCCGAGCTTTCCGGTCGCGCCGATCAGCAGAATCCTCATGCCGCCGACGCTAGGCCGGGCCGTCCGGGGAGGGAAATGCCTTCCGTGCGGGATTTATGCTCGGGAGTCATGAGTGGTGGGTGGCTTCTGGACGGGCAGCCCGGCCGTACCGAGGACGGAGGCGTGCGGTGAACGTGGAGTTGCGGCATCTGCGGGCGCTGGCCGCCATCGGGGACGAGGGCACGATCACCGGCGCGGCGGCGGTCCTGCGCGTCAGCCAGCCCGCGCTCTCGCGCACCCTGGACCAGTTGGAGAGCCGCCTGGGCACCTCCCTGGCCGAGCGGACCACCCGCCGGCTGCGGCTCACCCCGGCGGGCCGGCGGCTGCACGAGCACGCCCACCGCATCCTCGCCCAGCTCGACGACGCGCTCGCCGAGGCGGTGGCCGGGCCGCGCCCGCTGCGCGTCGGCTTCGCCTGGGCCGCGCTCGGCCGGCACACCGTGCCGCTGCTGCGCGAGTGGCGGGACGGGCACCCCGGCGAGCCCGTCGAGGTGCACCGGCTCGACGACGCGGAGGCGGCACTGCGCCGTGGCAGCGTCGATCTCGCCTTCCTGCGGACGGTCCCGGCGGACGACGGGGTGCTGGACACCGTGGCGCTGTACCGCGAACGCCGGATCGCCGCCCTGTGCGAGAGCGACCCGCTGGCCGGGGAGGAGGCGGTCTCGCTGGCCGACCTGACGCACCACACCATCGCGCTGTGCGCCACCGCGTGCACCACCAGCGCCGCGCTGTGGCCCGCCGGACAGCGTCCGCGCAGCACCTTCGAGGTCGCCAACGTCGACGAGTGGCTGACCATGATCGCGACCGGGGCTGCGGCCGGGGTGACGGCAGAGGCCACCGTGCACAGCCACCCGCACCCGGGGGTCCGTTACGTACCGATCACCGACGCCGGCCCGGTCACGGTCCTGCTGGCCCGCCCCCGCACGGCCACGCACCCCGCCACCGACGCCTTCACCGCCCACGCGCGGCACACCCTGCGCCGCGCCGGCGCGACCGGCACCCCGGTCACGGATGCCGCGCGGACTCCTCCGGCCGCCGGGCACCGGCCGCTGCCGTCCGTACGGTGAGGGTGACGACGGCCGTGACGCCGTCGGTGTCCAGCGAGACCCCCGCGTCAGCGGGCATCAGGGCGGCGTCGTACCGCTCCAGCGTGCGGGCGCTGCCGCCCGAGCCGGGCAGGTGCGAGCAGGCCGCGTCCGGTCCGGACAGCCGCGTACGGCCGGACAGCGCGACCACCAGCCGCGTCCGCCGCTCCCCGGACGCATCCGCTCCGTCCCCCGGCCGCGGCTCCGCGACATAGCGCCCGCGCGCCATCTCCACCATCGCCTCCGAACGCCCGCGTCGCAGCATGACGTTGAAGTTGACGACCGGCCCGCCCAGGAGGCGGCAGCCGGTCGGGGCGTCGCCGGGGAAGGCGAACGGCTGGTACGGGCCGGGCAGGACGTGGCGGATGCCGTCGACGGTCAGTTCCAGTCCGGCGCCCTCGGCCACCGTCAGGACGCGGTCCACGCCGGGCAGCGCCGAGTACGGGCCGTCGCGTCCCACTTCGGCCAGGCTCACCCGCCAGTCGAAGGTGCCCCAGCCCGCGCCGGGCGGCGCGGCGGC
Proteins encoded in this region:
- a CDS encoding short chain dehydrogenase, whose amino-acid sequence is MRILLIGATGKLGAAVHETLAGRGHEIITVGRGGGDLRLDISDPAQVTEAYDRAAERAGTLDAVVSAAGDTPFKPVAEMTAEDYAAGFRGKVLSQIELVRQGTARIAGRGSFTLITGVLARDPIPTGSAAAMANGAVEAFVRAAALDIAPQRVNAVSPTVVTESLADYGDFFPGVKPVDLAQVAAAYVRSVEGGQTGQVYEPV
- a CDS encoding LysR family transcriptional regulator; the protein is MNVELRHLRALAAIGDEGTITGAAAVLRVSQPALSRTLDQLESRLGTSLAERTTRRLRLTPAGRRLHEHAHRILAQLDDALAEAVAGPRPLRVGFAWAALGRHTVPLLREWRDGHPGEPVEVHRLDDAEAALRRGSVDLAFLRTVPADDGVLDTVALYRERRIAALCESDPLAGEEAVSLADLTHHTIALCATACTTSAALWPAGQRPRSTFEVANVDEWLTMIATGAAAGVTAEATVHSHPHPGVRYVPITDAGPVTVLLARPRTATHPATDAFTAHARHTLRRAGATGTPVTDAARTPPAAGHRPLPSVR
- a CDS encoding HutD family protein; protein product: MRVLRAAGRTATAWSNGGGVTREIAAAPPGAGWGTFDWRVSLAEVGRDGPYSALPGVDRVLTVAEGAGLELTVDGIRHVLPGPYQPFAFPGDAPTGCRLLGGPVVNFNVMLRRGRSEAMVEMARGRYVAEPRPGDGADASGERRTRLVVALSGRTRLSGPDAACSHLPGSGGSARTLERYDAALMPADAGVSLDTDGVTAVVTLTVRTAAAGARRPEESARHP